A single Glycine soja cultivar W05 chromosome 14, ASM419377v2, whole genome shotgun sequence DNA region contains:
- the LOC114384789 gene encoding uncharacterized protein LOC114384789: protein MPFCNVGTQLPSPVADVPLNNDIKIFYRTYGGGPTKVLLIIGLAATHEAWGPQIKGLTGATVPDDVVWSEEEGNGGIHVCAFDNRGVGRSSVPVEKSEFSTKIMAKDAIALLDHLGWKKAHVFGHSMGAMIACKVAAMVPDRVLSLALLNVTGGGFQCFPKLDQQTISVAYRFLKAKTPEQRAAVDLDTHYSQEYLEEYVGTDKRRAILYQQYVKGISTTGMQSNYGFDGQLNACWAHKMTETEIEVIKSAGFLVSVIHGRHDIIAQIYYAKRLAEKLHPVARMVDLHGGHLVSHERSEEVNQALFDLIKASKVNMSPHDWTNLPKKESWWKEKRVLIRTNIQAGSNVSLNCCMLEKLHLFLLYLFGLLVLAFEYGRKLLGSLKPAQAGGSPSYIESQ, encoded by the exons ATGCCGTTTTGCAACGTCGGAACGCAGCTACCCTCCCCCGTCGCCGACGTGCCCCTCAACAATGACATCAAGATATTCTACAGAACTTACGGTGGCGGTCCAACCAAAGTGCTCCTCATCATAG GATTGGCCGCGACGCACGAAGCGTGGGGCCCACAAATCAAGGGCTTGACTGGAGCAACCGTCCCCGACGACGTCGTTTGGAGCGAAGAAGAAGGCAATGGTGGCATCCATGTATGCGCGTTTGACAATCGCGGCGTCGGTCGCAGCTCCGTGCCTGTCGAAAAATCTGAATTCTC AACCAAGATCATGGCGAAGGATGCAATTGCTTTGTTAGATCATCTAGGTTGGAAAAAAGCCCATGTTTTTGGGCACTCGATGG GAGCCATGATAGCTTGTAAAGTAGCAGCAATGGTTCCTGATCGAGTCCTTTCCTTGGCATTGCTCAACGTGACGGGTGGAGGTTTTCAATGTTTTCCAAAg TTGGACCAACAAACGATCTCTGTTGCTTACCGATTCTTGAAAGCAAAGACACCTGAACAAAGGGCTGCTGTTGACTTGGACACCCATTACTCTCAA GAATATCTTGAGGAATACGTTGGAACAGATAAGAGGAGAGCCATCTTATATCAG CAATATGTTAAAGGTATATCAACAACTGGGATGCAATCTAACTATGGTTTCGATGGTCAACTCAATGCATGTTGGGCACATAAAATGACTGAAACAGAGATTGAGGTGATCAAATCTGCAGGCTTTCTTGTTTCAGTCATCCATGGCAG GCATGATATAATTGCTCAGATATATTATGCAAAAAGACTTGCTGAGAAGCTTCATCCAGTGGCTAGAATGGTAGATCTTCATGGAGGTCATTTAGTAAGTCATGAGCGGTCTGAAGAG GTTAATCAAGCACTATTTGACTTGATCAAGGCATCAAAAGTGAATATGAGCCCACATGATTGGACTAATTTGCCAAAGAAAGAGTCTT GGTGGAAAGAGAAAAGGGTTTTGATCAGAACAAACATTCAGGCCGGAAGCAATGTCTCCCTTAACTGCTGCATGTTAGAAAAACTGCATCTCTTCCTATTATACCTCTTTGGTCTTCTTGTTTTAGCATTTGAATATGGAAGAAAGCTTCTAGGAAGCTTAAAACCAGCTCAAGCTGGAGGTTCCCCCTCATATATTGAAAGTCAATAA